The following proteins are encoded in a genomic region of Pyxicephalus adspersus chromosome 9, UCB_Pads_2.0, whole genome shotgun sequence:
- the BATF2 gene encoding basic leucine zipper transcriptional factor ATF-like 2: MATCKTEDKDLKAEFGVVKKRERNRAAAYKSRQKHTQHADALHKEFESLEKDNAALRKEIQRLQKEQAYWSKILQQHEDTCLLLSPDIILELQKPAPLPSPREINQMSFDFYL; this comes from the exons ATGGCAACTTGTAAGACAGAAGATAAG GACTTGAAAGCAGAATTTGGCgtagtaaaaaaaagagagagaaatcgAGCAGCAGCTTACAAGAGTCGGCAAAAGCACACACAACATGCTGATGCGCTTCACAAG GAGTTTGAGAGTCTAGAAAAAGATAACGCTGCACTGCGCAAAGAGATTCAGAGACTACAGAAAGAACAAGCATACTGGTCAAAAATCCTACAGCAACATGAAGACACCTGCTTACTTCTTTCTCCCGATATCATTTTGGAACTCCAAAAACCAGCACCTTTGCCTTCTCCCAGAGAAATAAACCAAATGTcttttgacttttatttatag